One Gemmatimonadota bacterium genomic window, GCTTCATCCGCCTGCAGCGCCAGGCGCAGGCCCCGAGCCTGGCGGGCGGCTCCGCACCTTCCCAAAGCTCTGCGCGCAGGCGGCGGGGTTAAGCGCTCGTGCTGCGCCTCGAACAACGCGGCCATGCCGTGCGGTTTCCTGTGCGCGCAGTGCCGCGGTCATCGCGTAGCGAGCTAGCAGGGCGGCAAGGCGACGCGGTCAAAGTCCGCCTGGCGGCGCCAGCGGTGGAGGGCTCGGCGAACCGGGAGCTGGTCCGGTTCCTGGCGGAAGTGCTCGGAGTGCCCCGCTCCGCCGTGCGCATCGTGAGCGGGGAGCGGGCGCGCAGCAAGGTCATCGAGGTCGAGGGCATCGACG contains:
- a CDS encoding DUF167 domain-containing protein, with product MLRLEQRGHAVRFPVRAVPRSSRSELAGRQGDAVKVRLAAPAVEGSANRELVRFLAEVLGVPRSAVRIVSGERARSKVIEVEGIDVAAARRALGG